From Musa acuminata AAA Group cultivar baxijiao chromosome BXJ3-8, Cavendish_Baxijiao_AAA, whole genome shotgun sequence, one genomic window encodes:
- the LOC135646088 gene encoding FCS-Like Zinc finger 8-like, with the protein MLRRRSKAVGGKQGLMSDPYSLSSSSGNSHNKPTASSLFPSPSLFRSFSSKSFSDHEAAMMSPTSILETKHLSSFGNLLHSDTLPKNPPLENASAAATDTVTESKHHPWDSSGQEPIGLGIVDALTDDKAMQFSNPQRRMVLFGSQLKIQIPSVCSSSGSPPARSMELPSSPIEFGIKNKDSQLALFSPVLRSLGHEAPAASSSPWAFTTGSISVSEMELSEDYTCVISHGPNPKTTHIFDNCIVESCGDEFTAVMKESSPLPSHEGCSADDFLCCACKKNLGEEMDIPVNRECQSHEKHVNEELEKQ; encoded by the exons ATGCTGAGGAGGAGATCGAAGGCAGTTGGTGGCAAACAGGGCTTGATGTCTGATCCCTACTCCCTCTCATCTTCCTCTGGTAACAGCCACAATAAGCCCACAGCTTCCTCCCTCTTCCCCTCTCCAAGTCTCTTCCGGAGCTTCTCTTCGAAGAGCTTCTCAGACCATGAGGCGGCCATGATGAGCCCGACCTCCATACTCGAAACTAAGCACTTGTCTTCCTTCGGCAACCTCTTACACTCCGATACGCTGCCAAAGAATCCTCCTTTGGAGAATGCTTCAGCTGCCGCGACTGACACTGTTACAGAGAGCAAACACCACCCTTGGGACAGCAGCGGACAAGAGCCCATCGGCCTCGGTATCGTTGACGCTCTCACCGATGACAAAGCCATGCAGTTCTCCAATCCGCAGCGTCGAATGGTTCTGTTTGGATCGCAGTTAAAGATCCAAATCCCGTCCGTGTGCTCGAGCTCCGGTTCGCCGCCGGCCAGGTCCATGGAGTTGCCCAGTTCCCCAATCGAATTCGGCATCAAGAACAAGGATTCCCAGTTGGCTCTCTTCTCCCCCGTACTCAGATCCCTGGGCCACGAAGCGCCCGCCGCCTCCTCTTCCCCATGGGCTTTCACCACCGGGAGCATCTCCGTGAGCGAGATGGAGCTCTCGGAGGACTACACCTGCGTGATCTCCCACGGGCCGAATCCGAAGACCACGCACATCTTTGACAATTGCATTGTGGAGAGCTGCGGCGACGAATTCACCGCTGTGATGAAGGAGAGTAGTCCTCTTCCAAGCCATGAAGGCTGCTCTGCGGATGACTTCCTCTGCTGTGCATGCAAGAAGAATCTTGGAGAAGAAATGGATATCCCTGTGAATAG GGAGTGTCAAAGCCATGAGAAGCACGTCAATGAAGAGTTGGAAAAGCAGTAG